In Methanobrevibacter sp., the genomic stretch ACACAGTTTCATATTCTTGCAGGGACTTGAAAGCCTGGATGTGCGTGTAAAAAGACACTCTGAAAATGCACTTAAAGTTGCAAAATTTTTAGAAAGTCATCCTAAAGTGGCTTGGGTTAACTATCCTGGACTTAAATCACATCCAACTTATGAAAATAATAAAAAATACCTTAAAGATAACTTTGCAGGAGTCTTGGGATTCGGTGTTAAAGGAGGTGAGGAAGCAGGCAGGAAATTAATTGAAAAATTGGAATTATTCTCAATTCTTGCAAATATTGGAGATGCAAAAAGTCTTGCAATACACCCTGCAAGTACAACACATCAGCAATTGTCTCCAGAAGAACAAGAAGCAACAGGAGTTACACCGGACTTTATTAGGCTTTCAATAGGTCTTGAAGATGCTGATGATTTAATTGATGATTTAAGTCATGCACTTGACAATATTGACTAGTGAATGAAATCTATTTAAAAAAAAGATAATCGGAGGATGGCAAATGTATTTAGATAACTCAGCAACAACACAGGTTAGTAAAGAAGTTTTTGAAGAAATGAAACCCTATTTCACAGAGGAGTTTGGAAATCCTTCCACTCTTTATGGCATAGGTCGCGAGTCTAAAAAAGCATTAAATCTTGCTCGTCAGAGAGTAGCTGACGCAATTAATGCTAAACCGGATGAAATTATTTTCACAAGCGGAGGATCGGAATCTGATAACCTGGCCATTAAGGGTATTGCTTTTAAATTAGCTAAAAAAGGCAGACATATAATCACTACTGGCATTGAACATCCTGCAGTTGTTGAGACATTGAAATTTTTAGAATCATTTGATTTTAAAATTACTTATTTGCCGGTATATGAAAATGGAATTATTAAGGTTGAAGATTTAATGGAAGCAATAACTGATGAAACAATTTTAATTACTGTTATGCACGGCAATAATGAAATAGGCACTATTCAGCCAATTGAAGAAATCGGGAAAATTGCACGTGAAAGAGGCATTAAATTCCACTGTGATGCTGTTCAAACTTTCGGCAAAATTGAAGTGGATGTTGAGAAATTGAATGTGGATTTGCTGTCTTTATCTTCACATAAAATTAATGGTCCGAAAGGTGTTGGAGCATTGTATATTAAAAAAGGAACTCCGATTGAACCTTTGATTCATGGTGGAGGTCAGGAAAGGGGACTTAGGTCAGGTACTGAAAATGTTTCAGGAATTGTTGGTTTTGGAAAAGCATGCGAATTAGCAAACAATCAACTTGAGGAACACTATGAAAAGTTAATAGCCATTAGAGATGATCTGATTGATAAAGTGCTAACTACAATCCCTGAATCTTATCTAAATGGGGATGTTGAAAAAAGATTGCCTAATTTAGTCAATTTCAGATTTAAAGCAATTGAAGGTGAATCTTTAATTTTGCTGCTTGATGCGGAAGGTTATCAAACTTCAACTGGATCTGCCTGTTCTTCTAATAAGTTAATGGCATCTCCGGTTTTAACAGCATTGGGATTGAATCCTGTTGATGTGCACGGGTCACTTAGGATTTCCCTTGCTCCTGAAAGTGATAATTTTGATGTTGATGAATTTGTAAATGCGGTTGCAAAAGCAGTTGAAAGATTAAGGGAAATGTCCCCTTTATGGAATCAGAAAATTGATTATGAAGATGTAATGTGTAAAAAACATAAAAATGCATGTGGGAGATGTTGATTATGGATTATTCAGAAAAAGTGATGGATCATTTTACAAATCCAAGAAACTGTAGAAAAATGGAAGATGCAGACGGTGTGGGAACTGTGGGAAACCCAACCTGTGGTGACTTAATGACAATTTATATCAAGGTGGAGGATGATGTAATTCAGGATATCTCATTTCAAACCTTCGGATGCGGAGCAGCAATTGCAACCAGCAGTATGATTACTGAAATTGCTATTGGAAAAACTCTAGATGAGGCATATAAAATCTCAAGAAATGATGTTGCAAACAATCTGGATGGTCTTCCACCAGTTAAAATGCATTGTTCAAATCTTGCTGCAGACGGTCTTCAGGCAGCCATTGAAAATTATTATGAAAACTATCAATAAGAATAAATACAATATGAAATATAAATATTAGTACTGAATAATTATCGGAGATGATTATAATGGCAAATTTTATAAAATGTGAAGTATGCGGAAGTATTTTAGGAATGTTTGTTAAAGGAGAAGGTGAAGTCTGCAGTCCGGATCTCATTAAAATCCCTGTTCAAACCGAAGGAGACAAAGCTCCTAAACACAAACCAGTTTTAGAAACTGACGGAGATAATGTAACTGTAAAAGTCGGTGAAGTTGCCCATCCAATGGATGATGACCATTTCATTCAATTTTTAGTTGTTGAAGCCGGCTCAGAACAATACGCAAAATCCTTCAAACCAGGAGATGTTGCAGAGGCGACCTTCACTATCGGCGCAGACAAAATTGCTGATGGTGTCGTGGCATATGCATTCTGTAATTTGCATGGACTCTGGTCCAGCGAATAAGTTTAAAATTTATTTTTAAACTTCTTTTTTTATTATATTTTTTCATGAAAAATTTTAATAACTTGTTTTTATATAACTTAAAATCGTGTCGAGTTATAGTAAATTAATAATTTTTATTTTAGTTTTACTAATTATTCCAGCAGCTATTTTCTTTATTGATAGTTCAATAGACAACATTAATAAAACCATGCCTGAGATTAGCGACGCTATTGTTAATGGAGATAAGGACTATAATGAAGCAGTTCAATTAGTTAATGGTAAAAGTTTTGACAAGTCAAAGGATAAGGCAATATCTGCAGGAAATAATTATAATAACAGTCTAAATAAATTAAAAGATATTCAAAGGGATTTTTCTCCCGATATAAATGATGTTCAAAAAGAGTATATTGACACGGTCATTAGGGAATTGGAGTTAAAAATTAGTGCTGTTGATAATTTGATAGATGCTATTGATAATTTTAAAGTAAATTCAAATTATACGGGAACTAATTATGCTTCACAAGCCAATAACTTGATTTATGAAGCGGTAAAGTACCAGGATGAACGTAATGCAATAGTTGAAAACAATTCAAATTTATTCAAACAAAATTTTATCATATAATTAAGAGGTTTTAAATTGAAAACTAAATGTCCAAAATGTAAAGGAATAGGTTCAATAGTTGTGGACTATAAGGAATGTGATGCCTGTGGAGGAACAGGCTTTGAAGAAGATGCTTTTAATGTAGGCAGCCATTTTAAAGGCATCACAAGCAATGCAAAAGCAAAATTTGACTTAGGTGGGGAAGAAGATATTCCATGTGAAGCATGTAATGGAAAGGGTCAGGTTGAAGTTTATCAGGAATGTCCTCACTGTCATGGAACCGGTCAGATTAATGTTTGCAGAGATTGCGGCAAATCAATCGGCAATCAGCATGATTTATGTGCCAGTTGTGAAGAAAAAAGGAAACTGGAGAAAACTAAACATGATGAATTTGAAGCCCGTAGAAATGCGGCCAGGGATGTTTATGTCTTGGATTCCATATGTGAAATGAGGGATATGGATAAGGATAAATTATACAAGGGAAGAATTACCCGAACTGAAAAATACGGCGCTTTTGTCAGCTTGAATAATAATGTTTGGGGACTTATGAGAGGTGACGTATCAGAGTATAATGTCGGTGATGATGTAATTGTATTTATTACATCCATTAAATCTCGAGAGAGAAAAATTGATTTGGCGCCGGCTCATGTTGAAAATTACAATATTAAAAAATTAACTAAGTCATTCCCAAGAACTTTAATCGATAAACTTGAAGAGAATAAAGGTCGTATGGTTAGAATAGACGGTGAGGTCCAACAAATTCAGCAAACTTCAGGGCCTACCATTTTCATTATCCGTGATGAGAGCGCTACCGCTGAAATTGCTGCATTCGATAAGGCTGGTGAGAGGTCATATGCAGAAATCGAACTTGGCGATTTTGTACAGGTTGTAGGGGAAGTCAATGAACATGGCGGAAAAACACAAATTGAATCATCTTCAATGGTAAAACTTGATGCGAAAAATGCCAATAAGTTACATAATTTAATCGACGATGCATTAAACAAGAAGGCCGAACCGAAACATGTCGATTTCTTAGTCAAAAGTGATGTTTTAAACAGACTTAAACCGAAGATGAGGGAAGCGGCCAGAAGAATTAGAAGGGCAATACTTGATGGCAGAACAATTTTAATAAGGCACCACAATGATGCTGACGGTATTTGTTCTGGTGTTGCAATGGAAAAAGCTGTCATTCCGTTGATAGAAGAAATAAATCCGAGCAATGATGCTCAATATTATTATTTCAAAAGATCTCCAAGTAAGGCACCATTTTACGAACTTGAGGATGTTGTTAAAGATTTGTCTTTTGCCCTTGAAGACCAGGAAAGGCATGGTCAAAAGTTACCGTTAATAGTTCTTTTAGACAACGGATCAACTGAAGAGGATATTGTTGCCTTAATGCAGGCTAAAATCTATGATATTGAAGTTGTGGTTATTGACCACCACTCTCCAGGTGAACTATTAACTAAGGAGGTTAAGGACGGGGAAATATTTGGCGCTACAGTTGCAGTAGATGAATATGTGGACTGTCATGTAAATCCGTATTTGGTTGGCGGAGATTCACAATTAACTGCAGGAGCCATATCAGCAGAAGTTGCCCATTTAATTAATCCCGACGTTAAAGATCAGATTAAACATTTGCCTGCTGTTGCTGCATTAGGTGATAGGGCTGACTGTGGTGAGGTCTGTCAGTATTTGGAAATAGCCAATGAAAAAGGATTTACTAAAGATCACCTGGCTAAAATTGCGGAATGTGTTGATTTTGAAGCATATTTCCTAAGATTTATGAATGGTAGGGGAATAATGGACACTATTTTGGCTGTTGATAATCTTGATAAGCATGAAAAAATGATTGAGGCATTATATAAAGAATATCAAAAAAGGGTTGATACTCAACTTAAAGCAGCTCTTCCAAATATTAAGAGAACCAAGTTTGATAACGGAATATACTTTAATATTATCGATGTTGAAAAATACGCACACAAGTTTACATTCCCTGCTCCAGGTAAAACTTGCGGATTTGTCCATGACAAAGTAATAAATGAATTGGGTATTGATAAACCTATTGTAACATTAGGCCATGGTCCTGATTTCGGAGTATTTAGAGCTACTGATGCAGTTAATGAACAATACGGGTTCAATGTCAATGAAATTGTATCTGAAATGATGGAAAAGGTGCCTCAGGCAGGTATTGATGGTGGAGGCCATGAGTGTGCAGGTTCTATTAAATACATTGAAGGGTTAGGACAAGAGGTTTTATATAAAGTAGTCGAAGAAATCCAATCTTTATCTAAAAAATAAAATAAGATGTAAAATGACTTTAGGAAATTACTGTAAAAAATGCGGCCACAGAATTCTTCCAAATAACATATATTGTCCCGGTTGTGGTTTTAAAACTGGATATTATGAAACAGAAGAGTCTACTGTATTTGCACCTCCAATACACAATATTGGCTTTTTTAATTTTCCTATTGACTTTTCTCCATTTATTTTAAGCGGCCGTCGCGATTTTCAATATGAAATCTGCCGTTGCGGATACCTAAATGATGTTAATAATGAATTTTGCTATATGTGCGGAGCAAAAAGAACTCCCAGTAAACTGGCTAAAATTTTAAAAAAGAAATCTAAGCCAAAATTTAATTTGGATAGTGTTTTATGTGAATGCGGTGCAGTTAATTCTAAAGAAGATTTATTTTGTGAAATGTGTGGCAAACAGCTTCAAGAAGAGGAGACATTTGAGGATAACAATAACTACAGTAATTTCAATATAATGTATAAAGATTCTGTTTTTTGCTTTTGCGGAGAGGAAAACGAAAAATCCACACAATTTTGTAAAAATTGCGGTTTGCCCCTTATTAATTATTCCCAACTAAATGATGTCATGTTGTTATGTGCTTGTTCCACTTTAAATGATGTTAATTCTTCTTTCTGTATAGAGTGTGGAGAAAATTTAACAAAAGAAAATTCCCTTATTGTTTGTGTTTGTGGTCAGAAGAATCCAATGAATTTTAAATTCTGTCAGAATTGCGAAAGGCCATTAAATCCCCAAAGAATAATTAAATCAAAAATTGTTTGTTCATGTGGTGAAATTCTTGACTGGAATACTGAATTTTGCTCTAACTGCGGTAAAAATATTAAAAACATGATAAAGATTAGGAGATCCACTATTAAGATAGTAAAAAGCCTTAAAAGCAAGTTTAGGTAGTGATTTTTTTGAAAATTTGTGATGTTTGCGGAACTTTTAACTTTAAAGAAAATAATTATTGCACCCATTGCGGTAATTGCTTTATTGATGAGCATATCTGTCCTTATTGCGGGTCAGTTAATTTGGATTATGCAGACAAGTGTATTAAATGCGATAAACAGATAAATCCGATTTATATCAGTGATTTTGATGTGTTGTTTAGTGAATTTAATGAAGAATTATTATCTAATGCCAGTATAAGTGATGAGAAATACAATGAGTTGTTATCGGATATTTTTATAAGGGCCAATTTTACAGAAATCTATGACGATACAATAAAAAATAAAATTTTAAAGCTGGCCAGTATTTTTACTCCATGCGAGCCTAAATCAAGGGGATATGAGCGGGGATTCATATTTTTAGGTAATCGAATTTATTATGATGATAGATTGGATGAATCAATTCAAATAGCAACTATTGTTCATGAATTGGCTCATTATCTTTTATTTACTATAATAGAGTCTTTACTGTGTGATATATTTAAAGTCAGAACCTCATCAACATTGCAAAGCTTTATATGGTATTTTTTAACTCTTCCCGAGTTTAAAATCATGAATGAATACTGTGCACACACTGTTGAAGGCAGATTCATCCCATTCGGATATCAGAATTACGGATCATTTAATTCATTAGTTGAAAATACTTCTTTGGATGATGAATCTGTTAGAACTATGATGGTGTTTGGAAATTCATTTGCTAATGAAATTATTGTCTATCTTGAAAGATATATTGGACATGATTTAAGGCATGAAATAAAATTACAGTATAAAATGGACTTAAATGAACCAAATTATGATTCGATATTTGCAGAGACAAATGATTGTCTTCCGTTAAATGTTAAAAATAGTATGCTAATAAAAATTTTGTATGATATTTTTAAAGAAACATCAAAACCGGAGACCCGTATGGAATTGGAAAGTATTAAGGAAGGAATTGACATTTCCTAATATTTTTTTTCTTTGATTTCGATGTTTTTCAATACATCTTTTCCGGTATCGGTTAATCTGTATAACCTTCCTTTACGGGCTTCTTCATTGATACACTCAACAATTTCTTTACTCTTCAATTCACTTAAAACTTTTGAAATATGATTAGTTCTAATACCACTATCTTTTGCAATGTTGGTTGGAATTTTAACTTCATCTCCAATAGACTTTAATGTTTTTTCTCTATATTTGGAAATCTGAACATAGGAAGTTAACTTTAAGAGTTCATCATTTTGTTTTGACATAATAGAATATTATCTATTTCATGTTATAAAATAGTTTATAACATTATACACACCAATTTGATTATTATAGAATATTTTTCGATTAATTTATAAATTAATAATATCAAATTTAATATCAATTGACTTTAATTATATGGGGATTATATGGAATGTGACAATTGCGGTTTTAAAAATAAAAGTAACGCTAGATACTGCACAAAATGCGGAAGTCCTCTAAATGAGGTTGAAGCATATGATTCAAATACTGCTTCTAAAAGCAACTCTAAGATTATAATAATATCTTTAATTGTTATTATTTTTATTCTTCTTGGGTGCATTGGATTTTTTGCTTTAAATAATAATACAAATACCCAGGAAGTTCCAAAAAATGCTGTTATACAAGAGGATTCATCACAAAATATAAATCAGAATAATGATTTGGAATCTGCATCTATTTCATCAAAACAGGCAGTTGAATCAAAATCATGGAAGTCAATCGGTAAATTTTCAGGATCAGGTTCAGGATTTGAGACAGTTTCTGTTCCTGAAGGAAAAATAATGGTGAAACTTTCAGCTTATCCGATTAAAAATTATGCAACTAATCATTTGTATGTTTCAGGGTCCAATGGCGAGTCTGGCGGTGTTGACTGGAACTCAAAAAGCGCTGTTAAAACAAAATCAGATTCATTTACCTACACTTCATCTTCACCGGTGGAATTTACCATTGATTATGATGAGACTGTAAGTTGGAATGTTGAATTCTTCAAATATCAATAAATTATTTAATTGAT encodes the following:
- a CDS encoding DHH family phosphoesterase, yielding MKTKCPKCKGIGSIVVDYKECDACGGTGFEEDAFNVGSHFKGITSNAKAKFDLGGEEDIPCEACNGKGQVEVYQECPHCHGTGQINVCRDCGKSIGNQHDLCASCEEKRKLEKTKHDEFEARRNAARDVYVLDSICEMRDMDKDKLYKGRITRTEKYGAFVSLNNNVWGLMRGDVSEYNVGDDVIVFITSIKSRERKIDLAPAHVENYNIKKLTKSFPRTLIDKLEENKGRMVRIDGEVQQIQQTSGPTIFIIRDESATAEIAAFDKAGERSYAEIELGDFVQVVGEVNEHGGKTQIESSSMVKLDAKNANKLHNLIDDALNKKAEPKHVDFLVKSDVLNRLKPKMREAARRIRRAILDGRTILIRHHNDADGICSGVAMEKAVIPLIEEINPSNDAQYYYFKRSPSKAPFYELEDVVKDLSFALEDQERHGQKLPLIVLLDNGSTEEDIVALMQAKIYDIEVVVIDHHSPGELLTKEVKDGEIFGATVAVDEYVDCHVNPYLVGGDSQLTAGAISAEVAHLINPDVKDQIKHLPAVAALGDRADCGEVCQYLEIANEKGFTKDHLAKIAECVDFEAYFLRFMNGRGIMDTILAVDNLDKHEKMIEALYKEYQKRVDTQLKAALPNIKRTKFDNGIYFNIIDVEKYAHKFTFPAPGKTCGFVHDKVINELGIDKPIVTLGHGPDFGVFRATDAVNEQYGFNVNEIVSEMMEKVPQAGIDGGGHECAGSIKYIEGLGQEVLYKVVEEIQSLSKK
- a CDS encoding zinc ribbon domain-containing protein; amino-acid sequence: MTLGNYCKKCGHRILPNNIYCPGCGFKTGYYETEESTVFAPPIHNIGFFNFPIDFSPFILSGRRDFQYEICRCGYLNDVNNEFCYMCGAKRTPSKLAKILKKKSKPKFNLDSVLCECGAVNSKEDLFCEMCGKQLQEEETFEDNNNYSNFNIMYKDSVFCFCGEENEKSTQFCKNCGLPLINYSQLNDVMLLCACSTLNDVNSSFCIECGENLTKENSLIVCVCGQKNPMNFKFCQNCERPLNPQRIIKSKIVCSCGEILDWNTEFCSNCGKNIKNMIKIRRSTIKIVKSLKSKFR
- a CDS encoding transcriptional regulator, which gives rise to MSKQNDELLKLTSYVQISKYREKTLKSIGDEVKIPTNIAKDSGIRTNHISKVLSELKSKEIVECINEEARKGRLYRLTDTGKDVLKNIEIKEKKY
- a CDS encoding desulfoferrodoxin family protein, encoding MANFIKCEVCGSILGMFVKGEGEVCSPDLIKIPVQTEGDKAPKHKPVLETDGDNVTVKVGEVAHPMDDDHFIQFLVVEAGSEQYAKSFKPGDVAEATFTIGADKIADGVVAYAFCNLHGLWSSE
- a CDS encoding zinc ribbon domain-containing protein, whose amino-acid sequence is MECDNCGFKNKSNARYCTKCGSPLNEVEAYDSNTASKSNSKIIIISLIVIIFILLGCIGFFALNNNTNTQEVPKNAVIQEDSSQNINQNNDLESASISSKQAVESKSWKSIGKFSGSGSGFETVSVPEGKIMVKLSAYPIKNYATNHLYVSGSNGESGGVDWNSKSAVKTKSDSFTYTSSSPVEFTIDYDETVSWNVEFFKYQ
- the nifU gene encoding Fe-S cluster assembly scaffold protein NifU, with the translated sequence MDYSEKVMDHFTNPRNCRKMEDADGVGTVGNPTCGDLMTIYIKVEDDVIQDISFQTFGCGAAIATSSMITEIAIGKTLDEAYKISRNDVANNLDGLPPVKMHCSNLAADGLQAAIENYYENYQ
- a CDS encoding cysteine desulfurase family protein, with product MYLDNSATTQVSKEVFEEMKPYFTEEFGNPSTLYGIGRESKKALNLARQRVADAINAKPDEIIFTSGGSESDNLAIKGIAFKLAKKGRHIITTGIEHPAVVETLKFLESFDFKITYLPVYENGIIKVEDLMEAITDETILITVMHGNNEIGTIQPIEEIGKIARERGIKFHCDAVQTFGKIEVDVEKLNVDLLSLSSHKINGPKGVGALYIKKGTPIEPLIHGGGQERGLRSGTENVSGIVGFGKACELANNQLEEHYEKLIAIRDDLIDKVLTTIPESYLNGDVEKRLPNLVNFRFKAIEGESLILLLDAEGYQTSTGSACSSNKLMASPVLTALGLNPVDVHGSLRISLAPESDNFDVDEFVNAVAKAVERLREMSPLWNQKIDYEDVMCKKHKNACGRC
- a CDS encoding zinc ribbon domain-containing protein gives rise to the protein MKICDVCGTFNFKENNYCTHCGNCFIDEHICPYCGSVNLDYADKCIKCDKQINPIYISDFDVLFSEFNEELLSNASISDEKYNELLSDIFIRANFTEIYDDTIKNKILKLASIFTPCEPKSRGYERGFIFLGNRIYYDDRLDESIQIATIVHELAHYLLFTIIESLLCDIFKVRTSSTLQSFIWYFLTLPEFKIMNEYCAHTVEGRFIPFGYQNYGSFNSLVENTSLDDESVRTMMVFGNSFANEIIVYLERYIGHDLRHEIKLQYKMDLNEPNYDSIFAETNDCLPLNVKNSMLIKILYDIFKETSKPETRMELESIKEGIDIS